From the Manis javanica isolate MJ-LG chromosome 13, MJ_LKY, whole genome shotgun sequence genome, one window contains:
- the SCML4 gene encoding sex comb on midleg-like protein 4 isoform X1: MQSPRVPGRKRGRPPLHSTPVRMAVHNLYSASADSLPAVKTPKKRGRKPGHKLKARVLMTPVALSPPRSTPEPDLSSFPQDAATIPRLAAPQALTVRLYINKQADAGPYLERRRVRQLPEHFGPERPSAVLQQAVQACIDCAHQQKLVFSLVKQGHGGDMVSVSASFDGKQHLRSLPVVNSIGYVLRFLAKLCRSLLCDGLFSHQPFARGSRASEEARGKQEGTEAAKTVTTEEYLVSPVGMSRYNMDPSASAFSHRGSLPTSSVLYCKRQNSGDGPLGGCLATTAGGPLTSSLSSGGPLAPGLRPPGSSTKRNGTSLEGNRCALSPSPDGQDARRPRSRNPSTWTVEDVVWFVKDADPQALGPHVELFRKHEIDGNALLLLKSDVVMKYLGLKLGPALKLCHHIEKLKQAKF; encoded by the exons ATGCAGTCTCCGAGGGTCCCGGGGAGGAAGCGAGGCCGGCCCCCTCTGCACTCGACGCCTGTGAGGATGGCAGTTCATAACCTGTATTCTGCTTCAGCTGATTCTTTACCCGCAGTGAAGACCCCAAAGAAAAGGGGGCGGAAACCTGGGCACAAG CTCAAGGCCCGGGTTCTCATGACCCCTGTAGCCCTCTCACCTCCGCGGAGCACCCCGGAGCCCGACCTGAGCTCCTTCCCTCAGGATGCAGCCACCATTCCGCGCTTGGCAGCCCCACAGGCCCTCACAG TCCGCCTCTACATCAATAAGCAGGCCGACGCGGGGCCGTACCTGGAGAGGAGGAGGGTGCGGCAGCTCCCCGAGCATTTCGGGCCCGAGAGGCCGTCAGCCGTCCTGCAGCAGGCCGTGCAGGCGTGCATCGACTGCGCCCACCAGCAGAAGCTGGTCTTCTCCCTGGTCAAGCAGGGCCACGGTGGGGACATGGTGTCAG TTTCGGCCTCCTTCGACGGGAAGCAGCACCTGCGGAGTCTGCCCGTGGTGAACAGCATCGGGTACGTCCTCCGCTTCCTTGCCAAGCTGTGCCGAAGCCTCCTGTGTGATGGCCTCTTCAGCCACCAGCCCTTTGCCAGAGGCTCCAGGGCCTCCGAGGAAGCCCGGGGGAAGCAGGAGGGCACAGAGGCAG CAAAAACAGTCACCACTGAGGAATACCTGGTGAGCCCTGTGGGCATGAGCCGCTACAACATGGACCCCTCCGCCTCCGCCTTTAGCCACAGGGGCTCCTTGCCCACCTCGTCCGTGCTGTACTGCAAGAGGCAGAACTCTGGAGATGGACCCCTTGGGGGGTGCCTGGCCACCACTGCTGGTGGTCCCCTCACCAGCTCCCTGTCCTCTGGAGGCCCCTTGGCACCTGGGCTGAGGCCCCCAGGCTCCAGCACCAAGAGAAATGGGACCTCTCTTGAAGGAAACAGATGTG CCTTGAGCCCTTCTCCAGACGGGCAGGATGCCAGGCGGCCAAGGAGCAGGAACCCATCCACCTGGACCGTGGAGGATGTGGTCTGGTTCGTGAAAGACGCTGACCCACAGGCGCTGGGGCCGCACGTAGAGCTCTTCAGGAAGCAT
- the SCML4 gene encoding sex comb on midleg-like protein 4 isoform X2 has product MQSPRVPGRKRGRPPLHSTPVRMAVHNLYSASADSLPAVKTPKKRGRKPGHKLKARVLMTPVALSPPRSTPEPDLSSFPQDAATIPRLAAPQALTVRLYINKQADAGPYLERRRVRQLPEHFGPERPSAVLQQAVQACIDCAHQQKLVFSLVKQGHGGDMVSVSASFDGKQHLRSLPVVNSIGYVLRFLAKLCRSLLCDGLFSHQPFARGSRASEEARGKQEGTEAAKTVTTEEYLVSPVGMSRYNMDPSASAFSHRGSLPTSSVLYCKRQNSGDGPLGGCLATTAGGPLTSSLSSGGPLAPGLRPPGSSTKRNGTSLEGNRCALSPSPDGQDARRPRSRNPSTWTVEDVVWFVKDADPQALGPHVELFRKHV; this is encoded by the exons ATGCAGTCTCCGAGGGTCCCGGGGAGGAAGCGAGGCCGGCCCCCTCTGCACTCGACGCCTGTGAGGATGGCAGTTCATAACCTGTATTCTGCTTCAGCTGATTCTTTACCCGCAGTGAAGACCCCAAAGAAAAGGGGGCGGAAACCTGGGCACAAG CTCAAGGCCCGGGTTCTCATGACCCCTGTAGCCCTCTCACCTCCGCGGAGCACCCCGGAGCCCGACCTGAGCTCCTTCCCTCAGGATGCAGCCACCATTCCGCGCTTGGCAGCCCCACAGGCCCTCACAG TCCGCCTCTACATCAATAAGCAGGCCGACGCGGGGCCGTACCTGGAGAGGAGGAGGGTGCGGCAGCTCCCCGAGCATTTCGGGCCCGAGAGGCCGTCAGCCGTCCTGCAGCAGGCCGTGCAGGCGTGCATCGACTGCGCCCACCAGCAGAAGCTGGTCTTCTCCCTGGTCAAGCAGGGCCACGGTGGGGACATGGTGTCAG TTTCGGCCTCCTTCGACGGGAAGCAGCACCTGCGGAGTCTGCCCGTGGTGAACAGCATCGGGTACGTCCTCCGCTTCCTTGCCAAGCTGTGCCGAAGCCTCCTGTGTGATGGCCTCTTCAGCCACCAGCCCTTTGCCAGAGGCTCCAGGGCCTCCGAGGAAGCCCGGGGGAAGCAGGAGGGCACAGAGGCAG CAAAAACAGTCACCACTGAGGAATACCTGGTGAGCCCTGTGGGCATGAGCCGCTACAACATGGACCCCTCCGCCTCCGCCTTTAGCCACAGGGGCTCCTTGCCCACCTCGTCCGTGCTGTACTGCAAGAGGCAGAACTCTGGAGATGGACCCCTTGGGGGGTGCCTGGCCACCACTGCTGGTGGTCCCCTCACCAGCTCCCTGTCCTCTGGAGGCCCCTTGGCACCTGGGCTGAGGCCCCCAGGCTCCAGCACCAAGAGAAATGGGACCTCTCTTGAAGGAAACAGATGTG CCTTGAGCCCTTCTCCAGACGGGCAGGATGCCAGGCGGCCAAGGAGCAGGAACCCATCCACCTGGACCGTGGAGGATGTGGTCTGGTTCGTGAAAGACGCTGACCCACAGGCGCTGGGGCCGCACGTAGAGCTCTTCAGGAAGCATGTAT